In Oligoflexia bacterium, the genomic stretch TTAAAGGCATCGATACAATTTTCGTAAGCAACACGTTCAATAATGCCGGGTGTTGCGAGAACGGATTGCACCAACCAAAACTTATCTAAAACAACTGCGAGGTTTTCCATGGGGCTTGTGACACAAGCATATTTTCTTAAAACCTCAATGTTTCGAGAGGGAAGCACCACGCCAGCCTCGGAGGCTACATCTAAGACGGTTTGAAGTCGTACAGAGCCCTCCATGTGACGGTGAAGCTCAACTTTTTTAAACGATCGCCATTTTGACATGTTTTTAAATGTAAACCATTTCTTCGAAAAATCTAAGGGAAAATCATTGACGAAGTAAGAGACCTGGATATTATGCAGGCATGCAAAAACTCAATACTAGTCAATTACAAGCTCGAGCCAAAGACAGCCGCAAACTAATTTTGAAAATGCTAGCTGAAGCAGGTTCTGGGCATCCCGGCGGAAGTCTTTCCGCTATTGATATTATAACCACACTTTATTTCAACGAAATGAATCATGATCCTAAAAATCCACTATGGATTGATCGCGACCATTTTGTTTTGGGTAAAGGTCATGGAGTTCCTGCTGTGTACGCATCACTTGCGGCTGCAGGATATTTTTCTGAAGAAGAATGTATGAGTTTAAGAAAACTTGGTTCACGACTTCAAGGTCACCCTGATCGCGTTAAACTTAATTCAATGGAAGCGAGTACGGGTTCGCTCGGGCAAGGACTCTCTATTGCTCAAGGTTATGCAATGGCGGCTCGCATGGATGGTCGCAAATCAAGAGTTTATTGCTTGATTGGTGATGGTGAAATGCAAGAGGGGCAAATTTGGGAAGCAGCACTTTCAATTGGCCATTATAAACTTTCAAATCTTGTTGTGATCTTAGATCAAAATCGATTTCAAATTGATGGTGCCGTAAAAGATATTATGGATATCGATCCTGTAATGGATAAATGGAAAGCTTTTAAATTCAATACTCTTGAAACCGATGGTCATGATGTTGAGCAAATTCAAAAAGCATTAGCTACCGCACGCAAAGAAACTTCAAGGCCCACATTTATATTAGCGCATACTACAAAAGGTAAGGGTGTGAGTTTTATGGAGAACGTTAATCACTGGCATGGAGTTACTCCAAATCCTGATGAACTTAAACGCGCACTTGCAGAATTGGGAGCTTGATCATGGCTGGTAAAGCAACACGTGCAAGTTTTGGTGAGTCGTTAGCTGAACTTGGACAAGAATTTAAAAATGTCGTGGTTCTCGATGCTGATTTAAGCAAGAGTACAAAATCAGAAAGCTTTGCTAAAAAATTTCCTGAACGTTTTTTTCAAATGGGAATTTCTGAAATGAACATGATCGGCGTAGCCGCGGGTCTTGCGTTTTCAGGAAAAGTTCCATTTTTGTGTTCATTTGGTTGTTTTTTAACAGGAAGATTCGACACCATCAGACTTTCAGTTGGTTACAGTAACGCCAATGTTCGTTTAGTGGGAACACATGCTGGTATCGGTATCGGTGAAGACGGTTACAGCCAAATGGCATTAGAAGATATTGGTTGTATGCGCACATTGCCCGGTATGGCAGTGCTTCAACCTGCAGATGATATTGAAACAAAACAGATGATGCAGTTTTTAATGAAACATCAAGGTCCGGTATATTTACGTTTAACTCGACAAAACCTTGAGCCTGTAAATGGCGCTGATTATAAATTTCAATTTGGTCGCGGTGTTGAATTAAAATCCGGCAAAGACGCCGTTGTGTTTGCCACGGGCGGATTAACAGCTCATGCACTCAATGCTGCTAAGCAATTAGAAAAAGAAGGCATGTCAGTGGGTGTTGTAAACATTCACACCATTAAGCCTTTAGATGTTGAACTTGTTCAAAAATTATCAAAACAAGTGAAGCATGTATTCACCGCTGAAGATCACAATATTATTGGCGGACTTGGTTCCGCAGTTTGTGAAACATTATCTTCTGCTGGAATCGGAACACGGGTTACACGCCTCGGTGTTCAAGACGTCTATGGTGAGAGCGGAAGCCCTGAGGGTTTGTATGAAAAACACGGACTCGATGCTCAAGGCCTAGCACGCTCGATCAAATCAAATATCAACGCGAATTAATTGTAGAACATATTATAAAACCCAAGCTTCTCCGGAGCAGTGGCGCAACCGCGCCAGCGCGGAAATCAAGTTACTCGCCCGAAGCTTTTTTTGATCTTTGATCCACTAACTCACCTGTCGCGTATCGATGGAGTACGCTATTAATAAAAGTTTGGTAGGGAAGTCCCATTCGGCTAGCTTCAATTTTAATATCGTTAAGTACGGTGGCATCCAAACGAATGTTGATGGCAACCTTTTCAGCCTCTGGATAGGCTTTAGCACGGCCTGGACGTTTCTTGAGTGATTTTAGATCATATTCCTTCTTCATAAATTTTCTTCTCCTTTGCAGTTACTTTGCGTGCCGAAATAATTCGTATGCTTTCTCCGTCACGCTCACAAAAAATAAGCAATAATATGTTCATTCAAATCGCAAAGCTCCTCCAATACATTTACACATACTAATACATAGTATATACATTAGCAACTAAACACCGATAAGGTCGATAGTTTTTTACATACTTAGTGTCGGTACCAAGGGAAAGTGTCCTAGTCTAATTACCAAGCGATTATGTCCTATTCGATAGTCATGTGGTTTCCTGAGTTTTCAATAACCCTCCGGAGAAGTGGTGCAACCGCGCCAGCGCGGAATTTGACAGACTTTGTAAGCTGTCGCGCGACCAGGTAAGCATTTGATTGACATGAATAACACATGGCTTATCCTGACTTTGTATTGGAAAAATTTAGGATATTTTTATTTTTAAGCTTTTATTCGTTGGCTGTTTTCCAAGCAAGCTGTGGCGCAATTAAATATAACGTCAATGGCATCAAATCCCCTTATTTTGTGGTGACTGAATTTAGTAATAACCGTGTACTGATTTTTCAAAGTTTCCCCGTCGGCAATCAGAGTGCGGACATTGTTCTTGGTCAATCAACGATGACGACAAGCGGAACAGGTCTTTCTGCAAGTACCTTGAATGGTCCTATCTCTGCCGTTAGCGATGGTCAGAGATTATATGTTTCAGATTTCTCAAACAACCGTGTCTTAATTTGGAATTCAATTCCTACTCAAAATGGGCAGCCAGCTGATCTTGTTTTAGGGCAGCCTAATATGACTACAGGTACGATCGGTGGAGGTTCGCAAGGCCTTCAAACACCAGTCGGAATTACAATTGCGCAAAATAAACTCTTTGTTACCGACTATGAAAATAGCCGTGTTTTGATTTGGAACTCTTTACCAACACAGAATCAGCAACCCGCTGATGTTGTCGTGGGGCAAACTACGATGGCCGGCGTGGCGAGTGCGGGCACCAGAGTGCGGTTCAATCATCCCACGGGTACCGCATTCGATGGCCAACGACTTTATGTAAGAGACCGACTCAATAATCGGATTCTTATTTGGAATTCTCTGCCAACAGTATCTCAACAGGCGGCGGATCTCGTTTTAGGACAGTCAAATTTTTCTTCAATAACTGCAAATGCTGGAACAACTGTAAATGCTTTAGGTTTTGATAATCCTATTGCCCTAACAAGTGTCGATGGAAAAAGATTAATGGCCGTCGACGCAAATAATAATAGACTGCTCATATGGAATTCTATTCCAAGTCAAAGCTCTCAATCGGCCGATGCAGTTATCGGTCAAGTTAATTTGACTTCGAAAGTTGCGGGTACCACAGCTCAGAATTTTTCGGTTCCTACAGAAATATATAGCAATGGCTTAGAGTCTGGGGTGTGGCGGCCAAGTGGGTACTAACTACTCATTCGCCAGCGGTTGACCGGAATCCTCAGCTTAGAGTTTGTTCTTCGATAGTGGCTGCGATTTTTGAAGTAATGCAAAACGTGGGCGCTTTTCTGGAGAAGCTGCGCAACCGCGCCGGCGCGGATGCCGACTCACTATGTAAACGTTTCTATTGAAATCAAAAATTAATTAAACTTATACTCCTGCAAGTTAATCACTAGATCTTAGAGGTGCTGAATTATGAAAAAACTATTACTTGTACTTTGTATTTCTTTACTTTCATTTCAAGCCAAGACGGAAGAAACTCCAGGTGATGGACGTTTTGGTTTAGGCCTTCAACTTGGTTTTCCCACAGCAATCACTGGCAAATATTGGGTGAATAATACCGATGCCTTTGATGTGGCCATTTCATTTTCTTCAAATTATTACACTTTGATTTATGGTGATTATCTCTGGCATTTTCCTCGTGCATTCAAAGAAAATTCAAAATTCATCAGTCAGTTAATGCCTTATGTGGGTGTGGGTTTGGGATTTTACTCATGGAGCTCTGGTTATTATTATAAAGATCGTCCCAGCAGATGGAGAGATTCAAGTACAGATCTAGGAGTCTATGCACGGGTCCCGTTTGGGATTGAGTGGTATCCTGTGCGACCGCCGCTTGGTATCTATGTGGAATTAGCTCCAGGCATAGCCGTGTCTCCAGGATTATGGATCAATTTTGATTTCGGAATTGGTGGCCGTTTTTATTTTTAAGAGTTTGTTTTGTTGTTAGTTGAATCTTTTTGAACAGTAGAAACGCGATCAGTGGGTGGCAAAGATTCACGGGTTGTTTGAGCGGGGCGTTCGCTGTTGGTTTCATCATTTAGACCGCTGAGGCCTTCTTTAAAGCCACGAATCGCTTTACCTAGTGATGCTCCAAGACCGGGAAGTCTACCTGGTCCAAAAACGATAAGAACGATTCCTAAAACTAAAAGTAAATGCCAAAAACTAAATTGACCCATGGTCTAAACTCCTTGTGCTCAAGTGAGCAATCTGGTGAGTTTAGACCACAGGTTGAGAAAAATCGCAAGATCTCTAATTTCTACAGTTTGGAGTGTAATCCACACCGTGTTGAGCTAACCATGACTGCCATCGGCGCCATGAGGGATCAACCGCTTGATTACCTAAAGTACAAAGGCGATTTTGTGTGTCTTGGTTGTCATAATAAAAGTCCACCTGACTGTATGATTGATAACCGCGCTGAAGTTGACGTTGAATAACATTTCGTTCTTGATAACTAATCTGAACATAATCGGTAACGTATTCAAGTCCGTTTGCTCTTCTTTCAAACTCTAAACATGTGCAGGCTTTGTAACCAGCAAAAGCTGGAGCAGCAGATAGTAAAACTACAAGACTCAAAATAAAATTTCTCATTGGTGGCCCTTTCATAAAATGTTTTTTAACTTACCCAGTGTTGATGTGAGCAAGCGATATACCAGTAAAAAATTTTGTCAGATCGTAATTAAAGATAGTATAAATTTATTGTTAAGATTTTCAGAGCTAATATGGCACTGGACCATGATGGTCTAGGAGCATTTGGTGACTGTTGTTTATTTGCAGCAATCAAAAAAAAGAGGCGTCATAGACGCCTCTTTCATCATACAAAACTAATCAGGTTTACTCCACCTGACAACTATAACCTCGCCTACAAACAAATCCGTAACATCCAGATCGTGTTTGAAACATTTTGTACTTTCTAATTTCGCGTGGACCAACCCTCATAGCAAGAGCACGTTCTGCGCGACGTTCATTTCTCCAGGCATTGCGTTCACAACCGCGATCGCCATTTCTGGGGAAGTTATTATTCCAACCGTCGTTATCACGGTCACGGTCACGATCACGATCACGATCACGATCTCTGTCACGGTCATGGTGGTCGTCATAATTATCGTCGCGACCATCGCAATATACTTCACGATCAACACCACGTTGTGCTAACCATGACTGCCATCGGCGCCATGAATTATCAACAGCTTGATTAGCCAGTGAGCAATATCTGTTTTGTTGATCATCATTAGAATATTGTTGGGCTTGATTATAAAGGTGAATACCTTGTTCAAGCTGTCTTCTAATTTCATTACTTTCTTGGTTACCAAGATTCCCGCGATTCAAAACATATGTAAGACCATTATGTCTTCGTTTATATTCTTTGCAGGTACAAGCTTGGGCGGCTGCCGTATCAGATGTTATTCCAAACGTCAGTGCCTCTGTAGAATCTAAATTCCCCAGTGCAGCATCGATTGAAGTATCATCTGCAGATGTAGTTACTCCAGCGAAGGTAATTAAAAATCCTAATAAGATTTTTTTCATTTTAGTGCTCCTTTCAAAGAGATTATATGGATATCTGGCAATGAAATGAGCAAGTCATGTACCAACGAAAAAAAAATCTCCATGGCTTTAAGAGGATCTCAAATAAAAAATTTCATGCTCGAGAAAATGTGACTAGCGAGGTTTGGGGCGCGGGGGCATTTTGGCTCGACGTGACGGTGCTTTGCGTCGAGAGCGATGCTGTTGTGAGCCATGACGTTGTGGTTTTGGTGGTGGAGCAGAAAGAATTTGTTCATTCGCGAGAGATAATTGTGCATCCCAATAATCTAAAGTTTCAGGATCTAAAACCGCATCGATATGAGCGAGATCAACTGCTAATGGAAATGCTTCAGAAAAAATCACAGCATTTCGGCGTCGTTGTCCGCGTTTTTGAAATTCATCAGGTGATGAAAGTAATCTTTGAAGTGAAAGAGCTTTGACGATGCGACCTAACTCCCAATTGTGAAGGCCCAGTTGATCTTTTGCTAAATTTTGAAGTCGCTCGTTTTGGTGAAGATCACTTGTCTTAATGAGATCGTCACTAGAACTATGTGATGAAGCGCGTAGCCAACCCAAAACAAGTGTGCCAGACAACAGTGCTGTATCAGACGGGTCAACTAATCGTGAGTCAAGGCGGCGCAGTTTTTCTTCGAACAAATCTACATGTTCATCTTTCTCATAAACCTTGTGAAGTTCTGGTGCAATTTTTGACCAAAGATTTAAATCAAACCCTTCTCTAAAAGTTGCAGCAGGATCATGAAGCCTGAGTAATTTCATAAACTCTTCACGACGTCGGGGTAAAACAGAGAGTGCTAAATTATCAGAGAGTTCACAAATATGGTGTCTGAGTGTTGGTTCAATACGAAAATGAAGTTTGTGAGCAAAACGTAATGCGCGCAAAATTCGAATAGGATCTTCAACGAGGCGAACTTTTGGATCTCCGATCATGCGAATGACATGATCTTCAATGTCTTTTTGACCATTTACGTAATCAATAACTTCATTTGATATTGGATCATAAAAAAGCGCGTTACATGTGAAGTCGCGGCGAAAGGCATCTTGTTCGGGAGTGCCAAAAATATTATCTCCAAATGGAATTCCTTCTGGAAATTCATTTTCTTTTGGTTCGCGTCTGAAGGTTGCGACTTCATATTGTTTGTCTTCGCGTTTTACCAACACAAGGCGAAATCTGCGGCCTATAATAAAGGCATAACTTAAAAATCGTCGGACTTCTTGAGGCAGTGCATTTGTGCTGATGTCAAAATCTTTTGGAACATGACCTGAAAGTAGATCACGCACGCATCCACCGACAAGGTAAGCTAAAAAGCCTGCCTTTTGAAGGTGCTTCACCATACCAACAGCATGGTAATCGAGAAATTCTTGACTCAGCCTCGGAGGGCCAAGTTCTGTCATCGGGCCATTCACAATGATTTATTTTAACAGAAGCCCTTGAGATGTCATCTCAGGAGTGTCAAAATCCATGCTTATGGAGCTGGAAAATTTTCATTATTTGATCTCAGGTGCACAAAATCGGCCCTGGCTCGTATTTATACATGGTCTAGCTGGTTCGAGCTCTAACTGGCGAAAGATTATTCCTCACTTTGAGGGCGACTATAGAGTCTTAGTTTATGACCAGCGAGCTCATGGCAAAAGTTTCGCCCCAGAGTCAGGGTATGCCCCCGAAGACTATGCGGGGGATCTTAAGTTTTTACTCGATTCGTTGAAAATTTCTAAAGCAAGTATTGTGGGTCACAGCATGGGTGGACGCACGGCCCTTTGTTTTGCAAACTTGTATCCTGAAATGACTGAAAAATTAGTGATTGAAGATATTGGCCCGGGCAAATCGGAAGTAAATGGAAGCCAATTAGCAAAGCGTTTGAAATCTATTCCTGTTCCATTCACTGATAAAATAAGAGCTAAACAATATTTATTAAATGATTTTGGCGACTCAAAACTTGGAATGTTTCTTTACACAAATATTGTCGAAGATGAAACAGGTCGAGGTGTATGGCGCATTCGAATGGATAAGATCATTGAAACTTTAGAAAATGGCCGAAATAAAGATCGATGGTTTGAACTCGAGAAATTAACGTGTGCAACACTCGTAATTCGTGGCGAGTTAAGTGAAGAGTTATCAGCGCAGGAATTTACGAAGATGCAGGCTAAAAACCACGTTATAAAAGGTGTAGAAGTATCGGGCGCAGGGCATTGGGTACACTTTGATCAACGACTGGTATTCATTGAAATTTTGCAAAAATTCTTACAAGCTTAGCTGATTTTAATGCCCATTTTGAAGCTGCTTTTTGTCGTAATGGCTAAAATATTGGCATCTCACACGTATTATAAAGCGGTTTAAATAGCTGAGTTTGCGGCACATTCATTGCTCTAGTACTTGTTCTAATCTTTATTGGAGTACAAGCGATGCAAAAAATGATGTCTCAAACTTTGGTTTTTTTACTCACACTCACTATCGGCTTTTCACAGAGCTTTGCAGCTGACCCAATGGATGATCGAAAACTCTATTTTGCCGAAGAAAATATTTTTAGAAAATTGATGAATAATCCTGCGTTGGCTGAAGAATATCAAAACCTTCAGAGCAGTATGCTTTCAACTCGTACTGATAGAAATCTTCGCGGATTTTTTATGACTCAACCACTCATGCAGCCCTTACTTGAAATTGCCAGTATGCTCAATGATTCTACTGTTGAAACCTACGTAGCCCAAGGCTCAATTAACATGTTGGGTATACAAGGTGAAAAATCAACTCCACAACATGAGATGATTGATAAACTTGTAATTGAAGTGGCCCGTGAACTGGGTTTTAGCGATGGAGCTATTCAAAACCGAAAAGTATTCGTAGTCGCTGGTGACGCTAATGCTGCAACTGTAAGTGCATCTAGTGATAATATTTTTATATTGCTCCATTCTGGACTTATACATTCAATGACCCCAGATCAATTGCGAACTGTTTTAGCCCATGAACTCATGCATATCAGGCTTAAACATAATATCGTTTCATTTATGAATGAAACATTACTCTCGGCGATAGCTTCCGAGATTGGTGTGGGTGGTTCTGGTCTTTCGCTTAACGTTAAAGAAGAATTATTTAAAAATAGAATGAAGCGCGTTGCCTTTAAAACTATGAATCCTCAAAAAGTATTTGGAGTCGGTAAAAAACATATTGCAAATTCTGAAGCTGAGTTTGAAAAATTCTTCACGTCAAACTTTATCAGTAACGGGCAGTTTGCAAAAATCCTTCAACAGATTCAAATTTATTTTGCCAAAATGCCCGAGCAGGAGCGTGACTTGTTATTTAATAGTTATCTAGAAATTATTGACCTTGCTGTGGAGCGAGCACAAAGACCAGCACATATAGTTGAATTCACAAAAGGTATGAGGGCGGCATTAAATAGTAAAAACTCAGCACAGGTATTAGACATAAAACAATTTTCACGTTGGTCTGACGATGTTGGTAACATGATTTCACGTGAGAATGAACTTTCTGCTGATCGTGGCGGTGCCACTACGGGGCGACACGAAGATGTGGCCGCTGCATTTGCGAAGCTTTTTGGTATTCAATTTGAATCAGAGCACCAAGAGGCTGTTCTTGAGCTGGCTATTAAACGGGCTACTGAATTTTACATGAAATATGGCCCTCAAGTAAGAGCTCAATTGATTTCGGGTTCACATCCGCCATTGATTTTGAGAATGGCCACGATTCTAAATCTTGATAAATTTTCAACACGACTTTTTGGCCATGAATATTTAAAACTCTTAACTTTTGAGCAAACGCTTCGTGAAAAAGTTGAAGTAATAGACATTGCCTTAGTGGGAGAAAAAGATATCGAGTTCAAAATTATTTTAGGAAAAATAAAAGCCGATATAGCTCAGGGCCTTGAAATACTTCAAAATGCACTGCTTGATCTCATGGTTAGAGAGGTTGCAAGCTCTGGGGGTGTGCCACGTATTAAGTATTTTTTAGAGTACCAACTTGCAATGCGTGAAATTAAAATCAATGTTTACAATTCTTTAATTTCTCATAGGCGCCAAAGTATTAAGTCCTTTAAAGACCAAATGCCCGAAGATGCATTTAGCGAGCAATTACGACAAACCGATATGTTAGAAGTTCAATTACGTAACAGCTTGAGTAAAGAAGATTCATTTGCACAAAAACTTCGTAGTCGTTTGTTTGAGGTCGGAAAATCTACTGAGATCACAAGTGATTCTAAAAAAATGATTCTTCAAGCCATACTTAATTTAAATTTGATTAATACCAGCCGAAACATTGAAGATGTTCATCAGATTAAATTGCTTTTACCTTATCGCGATGGACAACCTTCAATATTACCAACAGATCTGCAGAGTCGATTAGATATACCTGGATCAGGGCTTCTACACAAAGGGCCGATTACCAAAGCAAAATTAGTAGATGATAATATCAAAAATCAAACTCCAGCTGAAGCACTTCTTATGAAACAAGATGTGACTATGCGCTTAAGTTGCGAAGCAATATTGGGTGCAATCAAGACAAAATTAAAAACTCAGCCGTAAGATTCTGTGTGGATATCTGCTAGTGGAAAACCTTTACCAAGCAATAGTTCTTTTACAGACTTAATCATGGCAGGATTTCCACAAAGATAAAATTGTGTAGGCCTTTTAATATCTAATTTATCAATGGGCTCAGTAACGCGACCTTTGGAGCCTTTCCAGCTTGCATCAGGTGAATCCAAAACATAATCAACGTGCAACCTGGGGAGAATTTTTTGAAGTTCTTTTAATTCTTTATCGTAAAAAATTTCTTTTTCATTCCACACACCCATAAAAACTTTGAAATCAGTATTTTTAAGGGTCTGTGCTTTACTGGCGAGCATGCTGTAAAAGGGAGCAAGGCCCGTACTTGTGCAAACAAAAACTACTTGTTCAGCCGGCGGTTCTTTTAAAAGAAATTTTCCAAATGGTCCGGTGAATGGAATTTCTTCGCCACCTTTAAGGGTGCGTACCCAATTTGAAGCAATACCTAATTCATAATGTTTAATAACCAGTCGAACGTCAGTTTTATTTTGCTCAGCTGAGGCGATAGAATAAGCGCGAGGTGAGGGTTTTCCATCAACAGGTGGAAGTTGAAGCATTACAAATTGACCAGCTTTAAACTCAAGGCCTGGAGAATCCATGGGCTGCAAGTAGAGCTCTTTTACAGAGGGTGTGATGTCAGTAATTTTGGTGAGCTTGAATTTTAGATCTTTGCGCGGCATTGGGTATCCCTTGTTAAAGCCAAGATAATCGCTTAGTTAACGTACGGGCCCATAATCTATTGGCGCATACGTTCTGTCAATATTTTTGGGCTTTGAGATGAATGATGTTGGTGCTAAATTACGGCCGATTATGCAGTATGATGTTTTACCAACCTTAGAAGATTACGAGAGATTTTCCGAAGAACATCTCATAGAGCGCATTCGCTTTCATAAACAACGCGCGGGGTCAGACCTTGTTATTCTAGGGCATCATTATCAAAGACCCAAGATCACACAGCTAAGTGATTATGTCGGAGACAGTTACGGCCTTTCTGAAAAAGCGGCACATTCACCCGGTAAACAAATTGTTTTTTGTGGCGTAAGGTTCATGGCTGAGAGTGCCGCCATATTATGTAAACCAACCCAAAGTGTTTATCATCCTGACCCTGACGCTGGTTGCCCCATGGCTGATATGGCCAATATAGATCAAGTCAAAAAAGCGTGGTCCACAATTCATCAGTGGTTAGATAAATCTCAAAAAGTAATTCCTGTAACTTATATGAATTCTACTGCAGATCTCAAAGCGTTTTGCGGTGAGCGTGACGGCATTGTATGTACATCATCAAATGCAGAAAAAATTTATAAATGGGCGTATGAAC encodes the following:
- a CDS encoding transketolase; this translates as MQKLNTSQLQARAKDSRKLILKMLAEAGSGHPGGSLSAIDIITTLYFNEMNHDPKNPLWIDRDHFVLGKGHGVPAVYASLAAAGYFSEEECMSLRKLGSRLQGHPDRVKLNSMEASTGSLGQGLSIAQGYAMAARMDGRKSRVYCLIGDGEMQEGQIWEAALSIGHYKLSNLVVILDQNRFQIDGAVKDIMDIDPVMDKWKAFKFNTLETDGHDVEQIQKALATARKETSRPTFILAHTTKGKGVSFMENVNHWHGVTPNPDELKRALAELGA
- a CDS encoding transketolase C-terminal domain-containing protein, producing the protein MAGKATRASFGESLAELGQEFKNVVVLDADLSKSTKSESFAKKFPERFFQMGISEMNMIGVAAGLAFSGKVPFLCSFGCFLTGRFDTIRLSVGYSNANVRLVGTHAGIGIGEDGYSQMALEDIGCMRTLPGMAVLQPADDIETKQMMQFLMKHQGPVYLRLTRQNLEPVNGADYKFQFGRGVELKSGKDAVVFATGGLTAHALNAAKQLEKEGMSVGVVNIHTIKPLDVELVQKLSKQVKHVFTAEDHNIIGGLGSAVCETLSSAGIGTRVTRLGVQDVYGESGSPEGLYEKHGLDAQGLARSIKSNINAN
- a CDS encoding CopG family antitoxin: MKKEYDLKSLKKRPGRAKAYPEAEKVAINIRLDATVLNDIKIEASRMGLPYQTFINSVLHRYATGELVDQRSKKASGE
- a CDS encoding twin-arginine translocase TatA/TatE family subunit, translated to MGQFSFWHLLLVLGIVLIVFGPGRLPGLGASLGKAIRGFKEGLSGLNDETNSERPAQTTRESLPPTDRVSTVQKDSTNNKTNS
- a CDS encoding CCA tRNA nucleotidyltransferase, which encodes MNGPMTELGPPRLSQEFLDYHAVGMVKHLQKAGFLAYLVGGCVRDLLSGHVPKDFDISTNALPQEVRRFLSYAFIIGRRFRLVLVKREDKQYEVATFRREPKENEFPEGIPFGDNIFGTPEQDAFRRDFTCNALFYDPISNEVIDYVNGQKDIEDHVIRMIGDPKVRLVEDPIRILRALRFAHKLHFRIEPTLRHHICELSDNLALSVLPRRREEFMKLLRLHDPAATFREGFDLNLWSKIAPELHKVYEKDEHVDLFEEKLRRLDSRLVDPSDTALLSGTLVLGWLRASSHSSSDDLIKTSDLHQNERLQNLAKDQLGLHNWELGRIVKALSLQRLLSSPDEFQKRGQRRRNAVIFSEAFPLAVDLAHIDAVLDPETLDYWDAQLSLANEQILSAPPPKPQRHGSQQHRSRRKAPSRRAKMPPRPKPR
- a CDS encoding alpha/beta hydrolase, yielding MLMELENFHYLISGAQNRPWLVFIHGLAGSSSNWRKIIPHFEGDYRVLVYDQRAHGKSFAPESGYAPEDYAGDLKFLLDSLKISKASIVGHSMGGRTALCFANLYPEMTEKLVIEDIGPGKSEVNGSQLAKRLKSIPVPFTDKIRAKQYLLNDFGDSKLGMFLYTNIVEDETGRGVWRIRMDKIIETLENGRNKDRWFELEKLTCATLVIRGELSEELSAQEFTKMQAKNHVIKGVEVSGAGHWVHFDQRLVFIEILQKFLQA
- a CDS encoding M48 family metalloprotease translates to MQKMMSQTLVFLLTLTIGFSQSFAADPMDDRKLYFAEENIFRKLMNNPALAEEYQNLQSSMLSTRTDRNLRGFFMTQPLMQPLLEIASMLNDSTVETYVAQGSINMLGIQGEKSTPQHEMIDKLVIEVARELGFSDGAIQNRKVFVVAGDANAATVSASSDNIFILLHSGLIHSMTPDQLRTVLAHELMHIRLKHNIVSFMNETLLSAIASEIGVGGSGLSLNVKEELFKNRMKRVAFKTMNPQKVFGVGKKHIANSEAEFEKFFTSNFISNGQFAKILQQIQIYFAKMPEQERDLLFNSYLEIIDLAVERAQRPAHIVEFTKGMRAALNSKNSAQVLDIKQFSRWSDDVGNMISRENELSADRGGATTGRHEDVAAAFAKLFGIQFESEHQEAVLELAIKRATEFYMKYGPQVRAQLISGSHPPLILRMATILNLDKFSTRLFGHEYLKLLTFEQTLREKVEVIDIALVGEKDIEFKIILGKIKADIAQGLEILQNALLDLMVREVASSGGVPRIKYFLEYQLAMREIKINVYNSLISHRRQSIKSFKDQMPEDAFSEQLRQTDMLEVQLRNSLSKEDSFAQKLRSRLFEVGKSTEITSDSKKMILQAILNLNLINTSRNIEDVHQIKLLLPYRDGQPSILPTDLQSRLDIPGSGLLHKGPITKAKLVDDNIKNQTPAEALLMKQDVTMRLSCEAILGAIKTKLKTQP